A single genomic interval of Streptomyces sp. NBC_01296 harbors:
- a CDS encoding thioesterase II family protein: MNGNSGDPEWFRVFSPAPDAAVRLLCLPHAGGSASFYFPLAKALAPAVEVLAVQYPGRQDRRTEPLIADIPTLADLITEGLAAYRDKPLAIFGHSMGAVTGFEVTRRLEAQGNGPVELFISGRRAPSTSRSERLHLAGDAELVAEIKSHNAAGSELLDDPEMRSMLLPTIRGDYRAVETHVYQPGASVGCPVTAFTGDSDPKVTVDEALAWEGHTTGTFHSQVFTGGHFYLSDHQDAVLRTVSARLAALVGV; the protein is encoded by the coding sequence ATGAACGGGAACAGCGGCGACCCGGAGTGGTTCCGGGTTTTCAGTCCGGCCCCCGACGCGGCGGTGCGCCTGCTCTGCCTGCCGCACGCCGGCGGCTCCGCCAGCTTCTACTTCCCCCTCGCCAAGGCCCTGGCGCCCGCGGTGGAGGTGCTGGCCGTGCAGTATCCCGGCCGTCAGGACCGGCGCACGGAGCCGCTGATCGCCGACATACCGACGCTGGCCGACCTGATCACCGAGGGGCTGGCGGCATACCGGGACAAGCCCCTGGCGATCTTCGGGCACAGCATGGGCGCCGTGACCGGATTCGAGGTCACCCGGCGCCTGGAGGCGCAGGGCAACGGGCCCGTCGAACTGTTCATCTCGGGTCGCCGGGCCCCGTCGACCAGCCGCAGCGAGCGCTTGCACCTGGCGGGTGACGCCGAGCTGGTCGCCGAGATCAAGTCCCACAACGCGGCGGGCAGCGAGCTGCTCGACGACCCGGAGATGCGGTCGATGCTGCTGCCGACGATCCGCGGGGACTACCGGGCGGTGGAGACGCACGTCTACCAGCCGGGCGCGAGCGTCGGCTGCCCGGTCACGGCGTTCACCGGCGACAGCGACCCCAAGGTCACCGTCGACGAGGCGCTGGCCTGGGAGGGCCACACCACGGGCACCTTCCACTCGCAGGTCTTCACCGGCGGGCACTTCTACCTGAGCGACCACCAGGACGCGGTCCTGCGCACGGTGTCCGCGCGGCTGGCCGCACTCGTCGGCGTCTGA
- a CDS encoding carbohydrate kinase family protein, with protein MRIAVTGSIATDHLMAFPGRFVDQLLPDQLEHVSLSFLVDSLEVRRGGVAANIAYGLGGLGLAPVLAGAVGVDFHEYEVWLKDHGVDTSGVYVSGTCQTARFMCMTDQDANQIASFYAGAMTEAVEIDLRSLAGPGDAPVDLVLVSPNDPAAMVRHTRQCRQLGIEFAADPSQQLARLDGDEVRELVTGARWLFTNAYESALLRERTGWDEQDILDRVGTWVTTLGADGVRIQSKGEPALTVPAVPGVRTEDPTGVGDAFRSGFLAAVSWQLPLETAAQLGCAMAALVLQTVGPQDYEADGAGLLETVASVYGPASARLLGPALRKLT; from the coding sequence GTGCGTATCGCGGTGACTGGATCCATCGCAACGGATCACCTCATGGCCTTCCCGGGCCGGTTCGTCGACCAGCTGCTCCCCGACCAGCTGGAACACGTCTCGCTGTCCTTCCTCGTGGACTCCCTCGAGGTGCGGCGGGGCGGGGTGGCGGCGAACATCGCCTACGGGCTCGGCGGGCTGGGCCTCGCCCCGGTCCTCGCCGGGGCGGTGGGCGTGGACTTCCACGAGTACGAGGTCTGGCTCAAGGACCACGGGGTCGACACCAGTGGGGTGTACGTCTCCGGCACCTGCCAGACCGCCCGCTTCATGTGCATGACCGACCAGGACGCCAACCAGATCGCGTCCTTCTACGCCGGGGCCATGACGGAGGCGGTCGAGATCGACCTGCGGTCCCTCGCCGGCCCGGGTGACGCTCCCGTCGACCTGGTGCTGGTGTCGCCCAACGACCCCGCCGCGATGGTCCGCCACACCCGCCAGTGCCGGCAACTGGGCATCGAGTTCGCCGCCGACCCCTCCCAGCAGCTCGCCCGCCTCGACGGCGACGAGGTGCGGGAGCTGGTGACGGGTGCACGCTGGCTGTTCACCAACGCGTACGAGTCCGCGCTGCTGCGCGAGCGCACCGGCTGGGACGAGCAGGACATCCTCGACCGGGTCGGCACCTGGGTGACCACCCTGGGAGCCGACGGCGTCCGGATCCAGAGCAAGGGCGAGCCCGCGCTGACCGTGCCGGCCGTCCCCGGCGTCCGCACCGAGGACCCGACGGGCGTCGGCGACGCCTTCCGGTCCGGCTTCCTCGCCGCCGTCAGCTGGCAGCTCCCGCTGGAGACGGCCGCACAGCTGGGCTGCGCGATGGCGGCCCTGGTCCTCCAGACCGTGGGCCCGCAGGACTACGAGGCCGACGGCGCGGGGCTGCTGGAGACGGTCGCATCGGTGTACGGACCCGCATCGGCCCGGCTGCTGGGCCCGGCACTGAGGAAGCTGACGTGA
- the metK gene encoding methionine adenosyltransferase encodes MSRRLFTSESVTEGHPDKIADQISDTILDALLREDPTSRVAVETLITTGLVHIAGEVTTKAYAPIAQLVRDKILEIGYDSSAKGFDGASCGVSISIGAQSPDIAQGVDTAYEKRVEGEKEDELDQQGAGDQGLMFGYASDETPELMPLPIHIAHRLSRRLSEVRKNGTIPYLRPDGKTQVTIEYDGDKAVRLDTVVVSSQHASDIDLEGLLTPDIREHVVEYVLAQLAEDGIKLDTGGYRLLVNPTGRFEIGGPMGDAGLTGRKIIIDTYGGMARHGGGAFSGKDPSKVDRSAAYAMRWVAKNVVAAGLASRCEVQVAYAIGKAEPVGLFVETFGTHTVAAELIESAIAEVFDLRPAAIIRDLDLLRPIYAQTAAYGHFGRELPDFTWEHTDRADQLKAAVAR; translated from the coding sequence ATGTCACGCCGCCTGTTCACCTCGGAATCCGTCACCGAGGGTCACCCCGACAAGATCGCTGACCAGATCAGCGACACGATCCTCGACGCGCTGCTGCGTGAGGACCCGACCTCCCGCGTCGCCGTCGAGACCCTCATCACCACCGGTCTCGTCCACATCGCCGGTGAGGTGACGACGAAGGCCTACGCGCCGATCGCGCAGCTCGTCCGCGACAAGATCCTCGAGATCGGCTACGACTCCTCCGCCAAGGGCTTCGACGGAGCCTCGTGCGGTGTCTCCATCTCCATCGGCGCGCAGTCCCCGGACATCGCGCAGGGCGTCGACACCGCGTACGAGAAGCGGGTCGAAGGCGAGAAGGAGGACGAGCTCGACCAGCAGGGCGCCGGCGACCAGGGCCTCATGTTCGGCTACGCCTCCGACGAGACCCCCGAGCTCATGCCGCTCCCGATCCACATCGCGCACCGGCTCTCGCGCCGCCTGTCCGAGGTCCGCAAGAACGGGACCATCCCGTACCTGCGCCCCGACGGCAAGACCCAGGTCACCATCGAGTACGACGGCGACAAGGCCGTCCGCCTCGACACGGTCGTCGTCTCCTCGCAGCACGCCTCCGACATCGACCTCGAGGGCCTGCTCACCCCCGACATCCGCGAGCACGTCGTCGAGTACGTCCTGGCCCAGCTGGCCGAGGACGGCATCAAGCTCGACACCGGGGGCTACCGCCTCCTGGTCAACCCGACCGGCCGCTTCGAGATCGGCGGCCCGATGGGCGACGCCGGCCTGACCGGCCGCAAGATCATCATCGACACGTACGGCGGCATGGCCCGCCACGGCGGCGGCGCCTTCTCCGGCAAGGACCCGTCCAAGGTCGACCGCTCCGCCGCGTACGCGATGCGCTGGGTCGCCAAGAACGTGGTCGCCGCCGGCCTCGCCTCGCGCTGCGAGGTCCAGGTCGCGTACGCCATCGGCAAGGCCGAGCCCGTCGGGCTCTTCGTCGAGACCTTCGGCACCCACACCGTCGCCGCCGAGCTCATCGAGAGCGCCATCGCCGAGGTCTTCGACCTCCGCCCGGCCGCCATCATCCGCGACCTGGACCTGCTGCGCCCGATCTACGCCCAGACCGCCGCCTACGGCCACTTCGGCCGCGAGCTCCCGGACTTCACCTGGGAGCACACCGACCGCGCCGATCAGCTCAAGGCAGCGGTCGCTCGCTGA
- a CDS encoding acyl-CoA dehydrogenase: protein MTTSLPAPDTSAATPATAAASHEAAALRRAARLEALLGDPQSPANPHGIAALCAADSRGEPPAETEQLLTGTGLAAEFVPAEFGGRLTRADLLAKVLRPVFRRDLALGFGFGITSLFASAAVWAAGSARQRERTAQLMLGGGRASIVHHEVAHANAILRDELVATPREGGGYTLDGRKDVIMNAARADAYVVYARTAPERGPRSHSVLLLDPAALDAESVRKLPRIPTPGMRGGLFSGLEFTHCPVPDDALVGRPGEGVTLALRTFQVNRCLIPGVAVAAADTVLRSAVHAASTGRTGPVARRWHKPLAGVFADVLACDAMATVALRALSLLPERAHILAAAVKYVVPDLLREDLEELSTVLGAHGYEHGSPRYGSLDKLVRDLPVAGLGHTGNATCHAVIVPQLRSLAERSWFLSEEPPPELFRSGATLPVLDYRLLGIASGGDFLSASLIGAAGRLAGSRGVGGQMALLSDLAEGFVNELRALRAQCAALPADRAALMDPAVVILSDRYSLIQAAAAVLGIWEGQDGADAFLADPAWAILALSRLAGRLGITVPDLPDSVRQQVLDELVRRYRAGRSCDLDGSELA from the coding sequence ATGACCACCTCCCTGCCCGCCCCGGACACCTCCGCGGCCACGCCCGCCACCGCCGCCGCCTCCCACGAGGCGGCGGCGCTGCGCCGCGCGGCCCGGCTGGAGGCGCTCCTCGGCGACCCGCAGAGCCCCGCCAACCCGCACGGGATCGCAGCGCTGTGCGCCGCGGACTCCCGCGGCGAACCGCCGGCCGAGACCGAGCAGCTGCTGACCGGGACCGGGCTCGCCGCCGAGTTCGTCCCCGCCGAGTTCGGCGGCCGCCTCACCCGCGCCGACCTGCTGGCGAAGGTGCTGCGCCCGGTCTTCCGCCGCGACCTGGCCCTCGGCTTCGGCTTCGGCATCACCTCGCTCTTCGCGAGTGCCGCCGTCTGGGCCGCGGGCAGTGCGCGCCAGCGCGAGCGGACCGCGCAGCTGATGCTCGGCGGCGGCCGGGCCTCGATCGTCCACCACGAGGTCGCCCACGCCAATGCCATCCTGCGCGACGAACTCGTCGCCACCCCGCGCGAGGGCGGCGGCTACACGCTCGACGGCCGCAAGGACGTGATCATGAACGCGGCGCGGGCGGACGCGTACGTCGTCTACGCCCGCACCGCGCCCGAGCGCGGTCCGCGCAGCCACTCCGTCCTGCTCCTGGACCCCGCGGCGCTGGACGCCGAAAGCGTCCGCAAACTGCCCAGGATCCCCACCCCCGGCATGCGCGGAGGACTCTTCTCCGGCCTCGAGTTCACCCACTGCCCGGTCCCGGACGACGCACTCGTCGGACGCCCCGGCGAAGGCGTGACCCTGGCGCTGCGCACCTTCCAGGTCAACCGCTGCCTCATCCCGGGCGTCGCCGTCGCGGCGGCCGACACCGTGCTGCGCTCGGCCGTGCACGCCGCCTCCACCGGGCGCACCGGACCGGTGGCCCGGCGCTGGCACAAGCCGCTCGCCGGGGTCTTCGCCGACGTCCTGGCCTGCGACGCCATGGCCACCGTCGCGCTGCGCGCGCTCAGCCTGCTGCCCGAGCGCGCCCACATCCTGGCCGCGGCGGTCAAGTACGTGGTCCCGGACCTGCTGCGCGAGGACTTGGAGGAGCTCTCCACCGTCCTCGGCGCCCACGGCTACGAACACGGCAGCCCGCGGTACGGATCCCTCGACAAGCTCGTGCGCGACCTGCCGGTCGCAGGCCTCGGCCACACCGGCAACGCCACCTGCCACGCCGTGATCGTCCCCCAGCTGCGCAGCCTCGCCGAGCGCTCCTGGTTCCTGAGCGAGGAGCCGCCGCCCGAGCTGTTCCGCAGCGGGGCGACCCTGCCCGTGCTCGACTACCGGCTGCTGGGCATCGCCAGCGGAGGGGACTTCCTGTCCGCCTCGCTCATCGGCGCGGCCGGGCGCCTGGCCGGCAGTCGCGGAGTCGGCGGCCAGATGGCCCTGCTCAGCGACCTCGCCGAGGGCTTCGTCAACGAGCTGCGGGCACTGCGCGCCCAGTGCGCGGCGCTGCCCGCCGACCGGGCCGCGCTCATGGACCCCGCCGTCGTGATCCTCAGCGACCGGTACTCCCTGATCCAGGCCGCAGCCGCCGTGCTCGGCATCTGGGAGGGACAGGACGGCGCCGACGCCTTCCTCGCCGACCCGGCCTGGGCGATCCTCGCGCTGTCCCGGCTCGCCGGACGGCTCGGCATCACCGTGCCCGATCTGCCCGACAGTGTGCGCCAGCAGGTGCTGGACGAACTCGTCCGCCGGTACCGGGCGGGCCGCAGCTGCGACCTCGACGGCAGCGAGCTCGCCTGA
- a CDS encoding aromatase/cyclase produces MTGERVHRSTYAVDVAAPAGVVYGLIADTTQWPLFVPPSIHVERLDFDGIRDRFQMWVTANGTVKSWLSQRTLDARARRIDFHQEVPAGPAASLGGRWTVEALGADSSRLTLDHEFTVAGDRPEDVQWVERATDTNSRAELARLKESAERWTRLDALLLSFEESVRVKGPAELVYDFLYGIADWPGRVPHVLRADVAEEQTGVQVVRMDTVSGTGPAQTTEAVRICFPHALRIVHKQTAAPVLLEAHTGEWSVIPDETGVTAVAQHNVLLREEAIEPVLGRGTGIAEARTYVRELLGAQSSTVLNLAKRRAESAIRTL; encoded by the coding sequence ATGACGGGTGAGCGAGTGCATCGCAGTACGTACGCGGTGGACGTGGCGGCTCCGGCAGGCGTGGTCTACGGACTGATCGCGGACACCACTCAGTGGCCGCTGTTCGTACCGCCGAGCATCCACGTCGAACGGCTGGACTTCGACGGGATCCGGGACCGGTTCCAGATGTGGGTCACCGCCAACGGGACGGTCAAGTCCTGGCTGTCGCAGCGCACCCTGGACGCCCGGGCCCGCCGCATCGACTTCCACCAGGAGGTCCCGGCCGGTCCGGCCGCCTCCCTGGGGGGTCGCTGGACGGTGGAGGCGCTGGGCGCCGACAGCTCCCGGCTGACCCTGGACCACGAGTTCACCGTGGCCGGGGACCGGCCCGAGGACGTTCAGTGGGTGGAGCGTGCCACTGACACCAACAGCCGCGCCGAGCTGGCTCGGCTGAAGGAGAGCGCCGAGCGCTGGACCCGGCTGGACGCCCTGCTGCTGTCCTTCGAGGAGTCCGTACGGGTGAAGGGCCCGGCCGAGCTCGTCTACGACTTCCTGTACGGCATCGCCGACTGGCCCGGACGCGTCCCGCACGTCCTGCGCGCCGACGTCGCCGAGGAACAGACCGGCGTCCAGGTCGTCCGCATGGACACGGTGTCCGGCACCGGCCCGGCGCAGACCACGGAAGCGGTCCGCATCTGCTTCCCGCACGCCTTGCGGATCGTCCACAAGCAGACCGCTGCGCCGGTCCTGCTGGAGGCGCACACCGGGGAATGGTCGGTGATCCCCGACGAGACGGGCGTCACGGCCGTCGCCCAGCACAACGTGCTGCTGCGCGAGGAGGCCATCGAGCCGGTCCTCGGCCGGGGCACCGGCATCGCCGAGGCCCGTACATACGTACGGGAACTGCTCGGCGCGCAGAGCAGCACCGTCCTCAACCTTGCCAAGCGGCGTGCGGAATCCGCCATTCGAACCCTCTGA
- a CDS encoding condensation domain-containing protein, which produces MALTMTVIVAPGPPPALDLYGPLTPRALEEALAALPPCAPTLRRHTETHHTLQLPPPPYPAGSLADLLAGHPLGGAAYGAPAGPLDEAGATAPEPVQAAAGRALAAPVQGPVFDPRRAPERPERQPHGQTSGPGGSVAEASAVPVPAAPLQRDVLLDALARPGTGLHVGQLHWRWQGPLDTERFTAAWQSLADREAVLRAALARPVRDAGPQIVVHPHAVPEVRRHEHGSTDWYALLATERARPFDLRHPGPLRIALLDGPQATDGADPSTRVLITYHQALLDRRSIRILLAAFYRAYLADGRVPGGQRRPDVRDHLHWLSDQDLGAARAFWSQAAPPPDAATLPARPAARTTGQLGHGRTRQVLTAFEAVRLRDWAALWGATESTALHAAWALQLYRPAADLDATPRSVAFAVTVSGRGILLEGVEGLPAPLRNPLPVHLVVDPAVTVPRLLAELTGQALDAAAYEWVSAGQIQAWADAPSAGRVTETLIVFEPPVDAGGIRPGSPVHREAAQREELAAGGVRVDPPEAVGPLTGVPFTLTAHHEADGSLVLTAVHDRTRLSDDAAALILSQTAGLLRELPFLADASTTVAEALGLLSGARVPPVTIRPSGTLRMLREGAHPGAGTICLVPPSGAPKDCYDRVAGLHPGPEALATLSAPADAADFLTALRPVLATGEPLVLGGFSGAGALACEIAERIAAHGWYPPLVAVAGSPDGRPDSADSLTRALTSATARRG; this is translated from the coding sequence ATGGCCCTGACCATGACGGTGATCGTCGCTCCCGGCCCGCCGCCCGCGCTCGACCTGTACGGCCCTCTCACCCCCCGGGCCCTGGAGGAGGCGCTCGCCGCGCTGCCGCCGTGCGCCCCGACGCTGCGGCGGCACACCGAGACCCACCACACCCTGCAGCTTCCGCCGCCGCCGTATCCCGCCGGCTCCCTCGCGGACCTGCTGGCAGGGCACCCGCTCGGGGGCGCTGCGTACGGGGCACCCGCCGGCCCGCTCGACGAAGCCGGCGCCACCGCGCCCGAACCCGTGCAGGCCGCGGCCGGCCGAGCCCTTGCGGCGCCGGTGCAGGGCCCGGTCTTCGACCCCCGACGCGCCCCCGAACGTCCCGAACGGCAGCCGCACGGGCAGACGTCCGGACCGGGCGGATCCGTGGCCGAGGCGTCCGCGGTCCCCGTCCCCGCCGCCCCGCTCCAGCGGGACGTCCTGCTCGACGCGCTGGCGCGCCCCGGCACCGGGCTGCACGTCGGCCAGCTGCACTGGCGGTGGCAAGGGCCCCTGGACACCGAGCGGTTCACCGCGGCCTGGCAGTCCCTCGCCGACCGCGAGGCGGTGCTGCGCGCCGCCCTCGCCCGGCCCGTGCGGGACGCCGGCCCGCAGATCGTCGTACATCCGCATGCCGTCCCGGAGGTCCGGCGCCACGAACACGGCTCCACCGACTGGTACGCCCTGCTGGCCACCGAGCGCGCCCGCCCCTTCGACCTGCGCCACCCCGGGCCGCTGCGCATCGCCCTGCTGGACGGACCGCAGGCCACGGACGGCGCCGACCCCTCCACCCGGGTCCTGATCACCTATCACCAGGCGCTGCTGGACCGACGCAGCATCCGCATCCTGCTCGCCGCGTTCTACCGCGCCTACCTCGCCGACGGCCGGGTGCCCGGAGGGCAGCGCCGGCCCGACGTACGCGACCACCTGCACTGGCTGTCCGACCAGGACCTGGGGGCCGCCCGCGCGTTCTGGTCGCAGGCCGCGCCGCCGCCCGATGCCGCGACGCTTCCCGCCCGGCCGGCGGCCCGGACCACCGGCCAGCTGGGCCACGGCCGGACCCGGCAGGTCCTCACCGCCTTCGAGGCCGTCCGACTGCGGGACTGGGCCGCCCTGTGGGGTGCCACCGAGAGCACCGCACTGCACGCCGCCTGGGCGCTCCAGCTCTACCGGCCGGCCGCCGACCTCGACGCGACACCGCGCTCCGTCGCCTTCGCCGTCACCGTCTCGGGGCGCGGCATCCTCCTCGAAGGCGTGGAAGGGCTGCCGGCCCCGCTGCGCAACCCGCTGCCCGTGCACCTCGTCGTCGACCCGGCCGTCACCGTGCCCCGGCTGCTGGCCGAGCTGACCGGTCAGGCACTGGACGCCGCGGCCTACGAGTGGGTCTCGGCCGGGCAGATCCAGGCCTGGGCGGATGCCCCGTCCGCCGGGCGGGTCACTGAAACCCTCATCGTCTTCGAGCCTCCGGTCGACGCGGGCGGGATTCGGCCCGGTTCCCCCGTCCACCGCGAAGCCGCGCAGCGCGAGGAGCTCGCCGCCGGGGGCGTCCGGGTGGACCCGCCCGAGGCCGTCGGCCCGCTCACCGGCGTGCCCTTCACCCTCACCGCCCACCACGAGGCGGACGGCTCCCTGGTGCTGACTGCCGTACACGACCGCACCCGGCTCTCCGACGACGCGGCCGCGCTGATCCTTTCCCAGACCGCCGGGCTGCTGCGCGAACTCCCCTTCCTCGCCGACGCGTCCACCACCGTCGCGGAGGCACTCGGCCTGCTCTCCGGAGCCCGGGTGCCGCCGGTGACCATCCGGCCGTCCGGCACCCTGCGCATGCTGCGCGAGGGCGCCCACCCGGGAGCCGGCACGATCTGCCTGGTCCCGCCGTCCGGTGCGCCGAAGGACTGCTATGACCGGGTCGCCGGCCTGCACCCCGGGCCGGAGGCACTGGCCACCCTGTCCGCGCCCGCCGACGCCGCCGACTTCCTGACCGCCCTGCGCCCCGTGCTCGCGACCGGGGAGCCCCTCGTACTGGGCGGCTTCTCGGGGGCGGGTGCCCTCGCCTGCGAGATTGCCGAGCGGATCGCCGCACACGGCTGGTACCCGCCCCTCGTCGCGGTCGCCGGATCCCCCGACGGCCGCCCGGACTCCGCCGACTCCCTCACCCGGGCGCTCACCTCCGCGACCGCAAGGCGCGGATGA
- a CDS encoding 4'-phosphopantetheinyl transferase family protein, with translation MTTETASPVLTVRAQRGAPSMPDQSAPGERTIAPPIHVSGPRGPWEEVYTNLERDGSAVVFATWGEWLTAAVSDAELRPLLGRDWQRYRRTQDAAMRYRFVASRMVLKYTAAAALRTEPVALDLAYKIGGRPYIRGFDQIDVSLSHTDDLIVVGVSRTGRIGVDTEAAGRKMSFELFHEQMCTPTEHAELTRMAGDRQGSELLRLWTLKEAYTKALGQGLRLGFTAFGFGLESGGLLAPDGSPASRGEWAFATYPVLGGSYLVSTACHDTGLDTARDTAVHTMLDEGFMGAVEEGLAGV, from the coding sequence ATGACCACCGAAACCGCCTCCCCGGTGCTGACCGTACGCGCCCAGAGAGGGGCCCCTTCCATGCCGGACCAGTCCGCACCGGGCGAGCGGACCATCGCGCCGCCCATCCACGTCTCCGGCCCCCGCGGGCCCTGGGAGGAGGTGTACACGAACCTCGAACGCGACGGCAGCGCCGTCGTGTTCGCAACCTGGGGCGAATGGCTGACCGCGGCCGTCTCGGACGCGGAGCTGCGCCCCCTGCTCGGCCGGGACTGGCAGCGCTACCGGCGTACGCAGGACGCGGCGATGCGCTACCGCTTCGTCGCCTCCCGGATGGTGCTGAAGTACACGGCCGCCGCGGCCTTGAGGACGGAACCGGTCGCGCTCGACCTCGCGTACAAAATCGGTGGAAGGCCGTACATCCGCGGATTCGACCAGATCGACGTCAGCCTCAGCCACACCGACGACCTGATCGTGGTCGGTGTCAGCCGCACCGGACGGATCGGCGTCGACACGGAAGCCGCCGGCCGCAAGATGTCCTTCGAGCTCTTCCACGAGCAGATGTGCACCCCCACCGAACACGCCGAACTCACGCGGATGGCGGGGGACCGCCAGGGCTCCGAACTGCTGCGGCTGTGGACCCTGAAGGAGGCCTACACCAAGGCGCTCGGGCAGGGACTGCGGCTCGGCTTCACCGCTTTCGGCTTCGGCCTGGAGAGCGGCGGGCTGCTCGCACCCGACGGCTCCCCGGCCTCCCGGGGCGAATGGGCCTTCGCGACGTACCCGGTGCTCGGCGGCAGCTATCTCGTGAGCACGGCCTGCCACGACACCGGCCTTGACACCGCCCGCGACACCGCCGTCCACACCATGCTCGACGAGGGTTTCATGGGGGCGGTCGAGGAAGGCCTGGCGGGCGTATGA